The Osmerus eperlanus chromosome 25, fOsmEpe2.1, whole genome shotgun sequence genome contains a region encoding:
- the zgc:112294 gene encoding transmembrane protein 17A: MPVFYSPVPQNLRGGYAGGSVFTNNRTADSSDYFRDQDHRAVNELVSYLPLQMLLYFNMFFFPCWWTSAVLMLHLKFSYLAGYYQALLVTGVVLLTIFEVVRLHLGYVGNLTEKVPEVAGFWLLSLLFQLPILLFFLTDEEIIILPLERAVHSVYLLFLLAQLVTSFLALRDMTHKLTMQFHLRQFGEMETLRPAAGSPVYGPAHSRSVLPMPPANNNVHLG, translated from the exons ATGCCAGTGTTCTACTCTCCAGTGCCCCAGAACCTGAGGGGGGGCTACGCGGGGGGGTCTGTGTTCACCAACAACAGGACGGCGGACAGCAGCGACTACTTCCGGGACCAGGACCACAGAGCAG tGAACGAGCTGGTGTCCTACCTTCCTCTGCAGATGCTGCTCTACTTCAACATGTTCTTCTTCCCCTGCTGGTGGACCTCTGCTGTGCTCATGTTGCATCTGAAg ttcTCCTACCTGGCAGGATACTACCAGGCCCTTCTGGTGACCGGAGTGGTTCTGCTCACCATCTTTGAAGTGGTTCGTCTCCATCTGGGCTACGTTGGCAACCTCACAGAGAAG gtcccCGAGGTGGCTGGCTTCTGGcttctctccctgctcttcCAGCTGCCCATCCTGCTGTTCTTCCTCACGGACGAGGAGATCATCATCCTCCCCCTGGAAAGGGCCGTCCACTCCGTGTATCTGCTGTTCCTGCTGGCCCAGCTGGTCACGTCCTTCCTGGCTCTGCGGGACATGACCCACAAGCTCACCATGCAGTTCCACCTTCGCCAGTTCGGGGAGATGGAGACTCTGCGGCCCGCGGCCGGGAGCCCTGTGTACGGGCCGGCCCACAGCCGGAGCGTGCTGCCCATGCCCCCCGCCAATAACAACGTGCATCTGGGGTGA
- the selenoe gene encoding selenoprotein e, which translates to MEIPKSALLKSPESRYLKAPGRKEPFLYIGGAEQSSSESLATLRVSFVGGTMWALLVLTLTLWAPGRGEENTTGTALEDKPVIARGKLLAPSVVGUSIKKMPELHHFLLERWALYHNLEYDSSEEKNPRLIFYDDKDQVVKTVPVKEMKGDEIGSLLDSLGFYRRDAKGEEVPEEFQHFPLRAPRDEL; encoded by the exons ATGGAAATCCCCAAGTCTGCATTGCTTAAG TCCCCTGAGAGCAGGTATCTGAAAGCACCTGGTCGGAAGGAACCATTCCTGTACATCGGAGGTGCAGAACAGTCGTCATCTGAGTCTTTGGCGACACTGAGAGTTTCTTTCGTTGGTGGGACCATGTGGGCCCTGCTGGTGCTAACACTGACCCTGTGGGCcccggggagaggggaggagaacaccACAGGCACAGCCCTGGAGGACAAGCCTGTCATAGCCAGGGGGAAACTGCTG GCTCCCAGCGTGGTTGGATGATCCATAAAGAAGATGCCTGAGCTTCACCACTTCCTGTTGGAACGCTGGGCATTGTA TCACAACTTAGAGTATGACTCATCAGAGGAAAAGAACCCGCGCCTCATCTTCTACGACGACAAGGACCAGGTTGTCAAG ACTGTCCCTGTGAAAGAGATGAAGGGCGACGAGATCGGCAGCCTGCTGGACTCCCTGGGCTTCTACCGTAGGGATGCAAAGGGAGAAGAGGTTCCTGAGGAGTTCCAGCACTTTCCGCTGCGCGCTCCGCGGGACGAGCTGTGA